From Candidatus Cloacimonadota bacterium, one genomic window encodes:
- a CDS encoding protein MraZ: MSGEFLGIFENSVHKQRVIIPASFKKKFSESAMRSVVVTMGPSNTIAIYPLDCWKSTLERLKDGDERSKRLRTQLIDFAMMEQELEGPGRVRIHELLLNEVGIEDSVIIKGEGHYISLWNPEIYAKVRESKLKAHRDTFTSEDYQL; encoded by the coding sequence CTCAGTACACAAACAGCGCGTAATTATTCCGGCAAGTTTCAAAAAGAAATTTTCCGAATCTGCAATGCGCTCTGTAGTGGTAACCATGGGGCCTTCGAATACTATTGCAATTTATCCCTTGGATTGCTGGAAAAGTACTCTTGAGCGTTTGAAAGATGGCGATGAGCGCTCCAAGCGCTTACGCACTCAACTGATTGATTTTGCCATGATGGAGCAAGAATTGGAAGGTCCTGGCCGAGTACGAATTCATGAGTTACTTTTAAATGAAGTAGGCATAGAAGATAGCGTAATAATTAAAGGTGAGGGGCATTATATTTCGCTATGGAATCCGGAAATATATGCCAAGGTACGCGAGAGCAAGCTGAAAGCCCATAGGGACACTTTTACCAGCGAGGACTATCAGCTATGA